From Wolbachia endosymbiont (group A) of Longitarsus flavicornis, the proteins below share one genomic window:
- a CDS encoding phage baseplate assembly protein V, with amino-acid sequence MLDHSFAISELNRKLANVIRIGVVKEIDYEKAKVRVKIGEFLTDWLPWITSKAGKDRNWSPPDIDEQVVILSPLGELSLGVVLPGIYQHKYSAPENKKEVSSLTFQDGTKLSYDKDKHHLEIEVVDKITLKVGGSSIEMTKSGIKLKAERIDLN; translated from the coding sequence ATGTTGGATCATAGTTTTGCGATTTCAGAGCTGAATAGGAAGCTAGCAAACGTTATTCGTATAGGAGTTGTAAAAGAAATAGATTATGAAAAAGCAAAAGTAAGAGTTAAAATAGGAGAATTTTTAACAGATTGGTTGCCATGGATAACGAGCAAAGCAGGAAAAGATAGAAATTGGTCTCCGCCAGATATTGATGAGCAAGTAGTTATACTTTCCCCGCTGGGAGAATTATCTTTAGGAGTAGTACTTCCTGGAATATATCAACACAAGTACTCTGCACCAGAAAATAAAAAAGAGGTGAGTAGCTTAACATTTCAAGATGGAACAAAGTTGTCATACGATAAAGATAAACATCATTTAGAGATTGAAGTAGTAGACAAAATAACACTGAAAGTTGGGGGATCAAGTATAGAAATGACAAAAAGTGGAATAAAACTGAAAGCAGAAAGGATCGACTTAAATTGA
- a CDS encoding PAAR domain-containing protein produces the protein MNKGIVRLGDYCGEAIPHFCISGSNNVFVNGKSICRQGDSFSEGKVMIQGSKTVFANGLSVGRVGDIVSCGFKVIKGSESVFAK, from the coding sequence TTGAACAAAGGAATAGTGAGGTTAGGAGACTACTGTGGAGAAGCTATACCACATTTCTGCATTAGCGGAAGTAATAATGTTTTTGTAAACGGTAAGTCAATATGTAGACAAGGAGACAGTTTTAGTGAAGGAAAAGTAATGATTCAAGGATCAAAAACAGTGTTTGCAAATGGTCTTAGTGTAGGAAGAGTAGGAGATATAGTTTCATGTGGGTTTAAAGTAATAAAAGGCAGTGAAAGCGTCTTTGCAAAATAG
- a CDS encoding baseplate J/gp47 family protein, translating into MQQLNIVEKPNFEEIFSRMKEELVRRDETFSGLVESDPAVKVLEVAAWRELLLRQRINEAVKGNLLKFATGEDLDNLAEFYGVERQKEEEDERFRKRVKAKIAGWSTGGSKEYYKYHALSADSRVKDALVESTIPGKVQISILSTQLSTTGIASEELLEIVKKQVTRDDIRVLTDTVTVIGCNITEIDIHSRMSISPVISKEEIKKQFIKKFEANRRLGWNVTRSWIIANLFVEGVENVELIEPREDVVVLGNECAVLGYVKLDRI; encoded by the coding sequence ATGCAGCAGCTAAATATTGTAGAAAAGCCAAATTTCGAGGAAATATTTTCAAGAATGAAAGAAGAGTTAGTCCGTAGAGATGAAACCTTTTCAGGATTAGTAGAATCGGATCCAGCAGTGAAAGTTCTGGAGGTAGCAGCATGGCGAGAACTTTTACTCAGACAAAGGATAAACGAAGCTGTAAAGGGTAATTTACTTAAATTTGCAACGGGAGAAGATCTTGATAACTTAGCTGAGTTTTATGGAGTGGAAAGACAAAAAGAAGAAGAGGATGAAAGATTTAGAAAGAGGGTAAAAGCAAAAATAGCAGGTTGGTCAACAGGAGGAAGTAAGGAATATTATAAATATCATGCACTGTCAGCAGATAGTAGAGTAAAAGATGCACTAGTGGAATCAACTATACCAGGGAAAGTACAAATTTCAATCTTATCAACACAATTATCCACAACTGGCATAGCTTCAGAAGAGCTACTTGAAATTGTAAAAAAGCAGGTTACTAGAGATGATATAAGGGTTTTAACAGATACAGTAACAGTAATTGGTTGCAATATTACGGAAATAGATATTCACAGCAGAATGAGCATAAGTCCTGTAATATCGAAGGAGGAAATCAAGAAGCAGTTCATTAAGAAGTTTGAAGCAAATAGAAGGCTGGGATGGAATGTTACAAGATCTTGGATAATAGCAAATTTGTTTGTAGAGGGTGTAGAAAACGTAGAATTAATCGAGCCAAGAGAGGATGTTGTGGTTCTGGGGAATGAGTGTGCAGTGCTTGGCTACGTCAAGTTAGATAGGATTTAA
- a CDS encoding IS110-like element ISWpi14 family transposase: MRYIGVDLHTNSFTACYLEQEKPEYIKTFRLQDLGNFIKNLQETDEVALEATGNSCFFYDEVSPYVKRVVVVAPLQFEVIRRSVNKTDKHDARAIAFFLSKDMLPEAKCKSKQCQQLASLLKTRDQLVKSRVSLINKIHGLFNYHGIKIKKEVLTTKAGFECSLGKHDWSHLEKVEIEVISSNLEVIRESLKKLEKEIIAFAQQLPGFNNLISIKGIGAISAAVFVATIGDINDFSNPEKLTAYFGVVPRVSQSNQQCTIGRITKRGSKIGRTSLVQCTWIAIRYSPYLKSFYERVKKKRGSAKAIIATARKFLTTIFYTLKNNWIFKDFTKYEISY, translated from the coding sequence ATGCGTTACATAGGTGTTGATTTACATACTAATAGTTTCACTGCTTGCTACTTAGAACAGGAAAAACCAGAGTATATTAAAACGTTTCGCTTACAGGATTTAGGTAATTTTATCAAAAATCTTCAAGAAACAGATGAAGTAGCCTTAGAGGCAACGGGAAATAGCTGTTTCTTTTATGATGAAGTGTCACCTTACGTTAAGCGCGTTGTTGTGGTTGCTCCCTTGCAATTTGAAGTTATTCGTCGTTCTGTGAACAAAACAGATAAACATGATGCAAGAGCTATTGCTTTTTTTCTCAGCAAAGATATGTTGCCTGAAGCAAAATGCAAGAGCAAACAATGCCAACAGTTAGCTTCTCTTCTTAAAACAAGAGATCAGTTAGTAAAATCACGGGTATCTTTAATCAATAAAATACATGGACTTTTCAATTACCACGGAATAAAGATTAAAAAGGAAGTACTGACAACCAAAGCGGGATTTGAATGCTCTCTTGGTAAACATGATTGGAGTCACTTGGAAAAGGTTGAGATTGAAGTGATTAGCAGTAATCTGGAAGTCATTCGAGAAAGTCTCAAAAAACTTGAAAAGGAAATTATAGCTTTTGCTCAGCAGCTTCCTGGATTTAATAATCTCATCAGCATTAAAGGTATTGGTGCGATTTCTGCAGCAGTTTTTGTTGCAACAATTGGTGATATTAATGATTTTAGTAATCCTGAAAAACTTACAGCTTATTTTGGAGTTGTACCGCGAGTTTCTCAATCCAATCAACAATGCACAATTGGAAGAATTACTAAACGTGGATCAAAAATTGGGCGTACTTCTTTAGTACAGTGTACTTGGATTGCTATACGTTATAGTCCTTATCTGAAAAGTTTTTACGAGCGTGTGAAAAAAAAGCGTGGTTCTGCTAAGGCTATTATTGCTACTGCTAGGAAGTTTCTCACAACTATTTTCTATACTCTTAAAAACAACTGGATTTTCAAAGATTTTACAAAATATGAAATTTCTTATTGA
- a CDS encoding IS256 family transposase, whose protein sequence is MSQANRTTGLVDYKELETNILSSIREGRPLTGRDGALTPFIKRLLEASLEGEIESHMSAKSEENNRRNGRNAKTLRTSSGSFELLTPRDREGSFEPQIVKKRQTSLHPELEAKVLSTYASGMGYRDIASHVEEIYDHKISAAEISSITDKLLPIINEWRSRPLQSVYPIVFMDGMFFKVKEDGHCVSKCMYNILGINQNGRKEVLGFYLAESEGANFWLGVLNDLKERGVEDILIACVDGLKSFPAAINSVFPSAEVQLCIVHQIRNSLKYVSSKDVKVFMNDLKKIYRASSKEIAENYLLELEEKWGEKYPLVIKSWQNNWENLSSYFKYSGPVRKLIYTTNPIEGLHRQIRKFTKTKGSFTSTNALYKQVYCAIKKVEQKWIMALPNWALTMSQLDIFFPDRLKIELN, encoded by the coding sequence ATGAGTCAAGCAAATAGAACTACTGGTTTGGTAGATTATAAAGAATTAGAAACAAATATCCTGTCATCTATACGAGAAGGAAGACCATTGACAGGAAGAGATGGAGCATTAACACCGTTTATAAAAAGGTTGCTAGAGGCAAGTCTGGAAGGTGAAATAGAAAGCCACATGTCAGCTAAAAGTGAAGAAAATAACCGAAGAAATGGAAGGAATGCAAAAACTTTACGTACAAGTTCAGGCTCATTTGAACTATTAACACCAAGAGACAGAGAAGGAAGCTTTGAACCGCAAATAGTCAAAAAAAGGCAAACAAGCCTACATCCAGAACTTGAAGCAAAGGTCTTAAGTACATACGCCAGTGGCATGGGATACAGAGACATAGCTTCACACGTTGAGGAAATATATGACCATAAAATATCAGCAGCAGAGATATCCAGTATTACTGATAAACTGCTACCAATAATCAATGAATGGCGCAGCCGTCCACTGCAATCAGTGTATCCAATAGTGTTCATGGATGGCATGTTTTTTAAGGTCAAGGAGGACGGACATTGCGTAAGTAAATGCATGTATAATATATTGGGTATAAATCAAAATGGCAGAAAAGAAGTATTAGGTTTTTATCTGGCTGAAAGTGAGGGAGCTAACTTCTGGTTGGGAGTTTTAAATGACCTCAAAGAAAGAGGAGTAGAAGATATTCTGATTGCATGTGTAGATGGGCTAAAAAGCTTTCCTGCAGCCATCAACAGTGTATTTCCCAGTGCAGAAGTGCAGCTATGTATAGTACACCAAATAAGAAATTCTCTGAAATATGTATCCAGTAAAGATGTAAAAGTTTTCATGAATGATCTGAAAAAAATATATCGTGCTTCAAGTAAAGAAATTGCTGAGAATTATCTGCTTGAGCTGGAAGAAAAATGGGGAGAAAAGTATCCTTTAGTTATAAAATCCTGGCAGAACAATTGGGAAAACTTATCCAGTTATTTTAAGTATTCTGGGCCAGTTAGGAAGCTGATTTACACCACTAATCCAATTGAGGGGTTGCATAGACAAATCAGGAAATTTACTAAAACTAAGGGTTCATTTACTAGTACAAATGCCTTGTACAAACAGGTATATTGTGCTATAAAAAAGGTAGAGCAAAAGTGGATTATGGCTCTCCCTAATTGGGCTTTAACTATGTCTCAACTTGATATTTTCTTTCCAGATAGATTGAAAATTGAGTTGAACTAA
- a CDS encoding phage tail protein, translated as MKSLLPPNATKQEQALVDAIDYKVDPSCIKGFKFNLKEETLPWLIEEYELGEILRWIKDKRKAVVEGVKFQRLRGTPASLKIALKWANIEDITIIEEPPGKHFFELQVGIKEVPNDFFVDAVVELAKLSLPVRSRLMRIFNDYYNVQRFILDESLFGDLLSDYSGVKIEKDGPVLSFGRVNFFRSSGPVIRIIENYLRDHYERALSNDIYRLDVAILGETEPHTRDYKGIYERDHLWYNLKALYPLPQSLLPSIKFAKAQIVLSDSWDLGDINTCFPVSSVEERGNKFVLGSDKLSGQYWNLKHKPILERFSVTHNYKVENYTDQKVRKYVLAEHNVYYKNDLDSEQKDSIHELEKHILVFYPGVLKWHEHRHLHRSWKDSRIISIIS; from the coding sequence ATGAAAAGTTTATTACCGCCAAACGCAACAAAGCAAGAGCAAGCACTGGTTGATGCAATAGATTATAAGGTTGATCCAAGCTGTATCAAAGGATTTAAGTTTAATCTTAAAGAAGAAACATTGCCGTGGTTGATTGAGGAATATGAATTGGGGGAAATACTACGTTGGATAAAGGATAAAAGAAAAGCCGTAGTAGAAGGAGTAAAATTTCAAAGACTGAGAGGAACTCCAGCATCACTAAAAATAGCATTAAAATGGGCAAATATAGAAGATATTACAATTATTGAAGAGCCACCCGGTAAACACTTTTTTGAGTTGCAAGTAGGGATAAAAGAGGTACCAAATGACTTCTTCGTGGATGCAGTAGTAGAGCTGGCAAAACTATCACTGCCTGTAAGATCCAGATTGATGAGGATTTTTAACGATTATTATAATGTGCAGAGATTTATATTGGATGAGAGTTTATTTGGAGATCTTCTTTCTGATTATTCAGGGGTAAAAATAGAAAAAGATGGACCAGTGTTATCATTTGGAAGAGTAAATTTTTTCAGGTCTAGTGGTCCAGTTATTAGGATTATAGAAAACTATCTACGCGATCATTATGAACGAGCTTTAAGCAATGATATATATCGCCTAGATGTAGCAATCCTTGGAGAAACCGAGCCTCACACAAGGGATTATAAAGGCATCTATGAAAGAGATCATTTGTGGTACAACTTAAAAGCACTATATCCATTACCACAGAGTTTATTACCATCGATTAAATTTGCAAAAGCGCAGATAGTATTATCAGACAGTTGGGATTTAGGAGACATAAATACGTGCTTTCCAGTAAGTAGCGTAGAAGAAAGAGGAAATAAATTTGTATTGGGAAGCGATAAACTTTCAGGGCAATATTGGAATTTAAAACATAAGCCAATTTTAGAAAGATTTAGCGTTACTCACAACTATAAAGTAGAAAATTATACAGATCAGAAGGTCAGAAAATATGTTTTAGCAGAACACAACGTTTACTATAAAAATGATTTGGATTCAGAGCAAAAAGACTCAATACACGAATTAGAAAAGCACATTTTAGTATTTTACCCGGGAGTACTGAAGTGGCATGAACATCGACATTTGCACAGAAGTTGGAAAGATAGTCGAATAATATCTATAATAAGTTAA
- a CDS encoding GPW/gp25 family protein: MKGMDAKTGKTLEGIEHLKQSIIDILTTPINSRIMRRDYGSRLFELVDKPINRDLTLEIYSAVAEALQRWEERFKLEKVKMTEVKEGKVTLDLEGLYLPSGKNIHFDEIVV, translated from the coding sequence ATGAAGGGTATGGATGCTAAAACAGGAAAAACGTTAGAAGGAATAGAGCACTTAAAGCAGTCGATAATTGATATACTGACCACTCCTATTAACAGTAGAATAATGAGGAGAGATTATGGGTCAAGACTATTTGAATTAGTAGATAAGCCAATAAATAGAGATTTAACTTTGGAAATCTATTCAGCAGTAGCAGAAGCTCTACAAAGGTGGGAGGAAAGATTTAAGCTAGAAAAAGTAAAAATGACAGAGGTGAAAGAAGGAAAAGTAACGCTTGACCTAGAAGGATTATACTTACCAAGCGGGAAAAACATTCATTTTGATGAAATTGTAGTTTAA
- the ltrA gene encoding group II intron reverse transcriptase/maturase has protein sequence MNKTKSFDIPKQLICRAYKQVSKNKGAAGVDEVSITKFEENLKDNLYKLWNRMSSGSYFPEPVKAVAIPKDTGGQRILCVPSVFDRIGQTAAAMYLEPLVEPKFHEDSYGYRPNKSALDAVDTARKRCWRYDWTIDLDISGFFDNLDHGLALQAIKKHTDCKWVILYVERWMKAPIQQADGSKVVRDKGVPQGGSVSPIISNIFMHHVFDIWMKKNYPTVPFERYVDDAIVHCRTEKQAEFVKVMIEERLAEYKLKLHPEKTQIVYCKDDNRSGEFPKQSFNFLGYTFRPRLARNKIGKYFVSFLPAISNKAKKKITTTIRSWKMLRNTHITLEEISGKVNPIVRGWYQYYGKFYRTEVYKSLKNIERHLEKWVKRKYKRLRSHGRLARQFLGKVRKRSPDIFYHWTLGLGQKAE, from the coding sequence ATGAATAAAACAAAGTCTTTTGATATACCAAAGCAACTTATTTGTAGGGCTTATAAACAAGTATCGAAAAATAAAGGTGCGGCTGGTGTGGATGAGGTTTCGATAACAAAGTTTGAAGAAAATCTAAAAGATAATCTGTACAAACTATGGAATAGGATGTCATCCGGAAGTTATTTTCCAGAGCCGGTAAAAGCTGTTGCGATACCAAAAGATACAGGAGGGCAAAGAATTTTATGTGTTCCTTCAGTATTCGACAGGATAGGGCAAACGGCTGCTGCTATGTATCTAGAGCCGCTGGTAGAACCAAAATTTCATGAGGATTCATATGGTTATAGACCAAATAAGTCTGCACTGGATGCGGTAGATACAGCTCGTAAAAGATGCTGGAGGTACGATTGGACGATAGATCTTGATATATCTGGATTTTTCGACAATTTGGACCACGGCTTGGCATTGCAAGCTATCAAAAAGCACACAGACTGCAAATGGGTCATACTGTATGTTGAGAGGTGGATGAAAGCCCCCATTCAGCAAGCAGATGGCAGTAAGGTAGTTAGGGATAAAGGAGTTCCGCAAGGAGGTTCAGTTAGCCCAATCATCTCTAATATATTCATGCATCATGTGTTTGATATATGGATGAAAAAGAACTACCCGACAGTACCATTTGAGAGGTATGTGGATGATGCGATAGTGCACTGCAGAACAGAGAAACAGGCAGAGTTTGTGAAAGTAATGATCGAAGAAAGATTGGCTGAGTATAAGTTGAAATTGCATCCTGAAAAGACACAGATAGTGTACTGTAAGGATGACAATAGGAGTGGTGAATTTCCTAAACAAAGTTTTAATTTTCTGGGTTACACATTCAGACCCAGGTTAGCAAGAAATAAAATAGGGAAGTATTTTGTTTCATTTCTTCCAGCAATTAGCAACAAGGCCAAGAAAAAGATTACTACAACCATAAGGTCATGGAAAATGCTACGAAATACGCATATAACATTAGAGGAGATATCAGGAAAAGTAAATCCAATAGTCAGAGGCTGGTATCAGTACTATGGCAAATTTTACAGAACTGAAGTATACAAATCTCTAAAGAATATAGAGCGGCATCTAGAAAAGTGGGTGAAAAGGAAATATAAGAGACTCAGGAGTCACGGAAGACTAGCAAGACAATTTCTAGGAAAGGTGAGAAAGAGGTCTCCGGATATTTTCTATCACTGGACACTAGGGTTAGGCCAAAAGGCTGAATAA
- a CDS encoding DUF2924 domain-containing protein, which produces MEKEIEKKVMNLEKKALVELRRIWKKVFGEEAPRYSKKYLIPRLAYRMQEKAYGEMSRKGTKRLEYLADRLERGKRISSDKLPVEGTELILERGEETHTVMVTDKGLIYREEFFTSLSAVAGKIMGMSYNGPLLFGMRDKNEN; this is translated from the coding sequence ATGGAGAAAGAAATAGAAAAGAAGGTAATGAATTTAGAGAAAAAAGCGTTGGTAGAGTTGAGAAGAATATGGAAGAAGGTATTTGGGGAAGAAGCGCCTAGATACTCAAAGAAATATCTGATACCGAGATTAGCTTATAGAATGCAGGAAAAAGCGTATGGAGAAATGTCAAGAAAGGGAACAAAAAGACTAGAGTATCTGGCAGATCGGCTAGAAAGGGGAAAGAGAATAAGTAGCGACAAATTACCAGTAGAAGGGACAGAATTAATACTAGAGAGAGGGGAAGAGACTCATACAGTAATGGTAACAGATAAGGGTTTAATCTACCGAGAAGAATTTTTCACATCATTATCAGCAGTAGCCGGGAAAATAATGGGAATGAGCTACAACGGACCTTTATTATTCGGTATGCGTGATAAAAATGAAAATTGA
- a CDS encoding ankyrin repeat domain-containing protein, with amino-acid sequence MGESTGMVKSIINLLKPKSKPELYDIEYESIIEHLSSKEHLLNELMNDMWYSGDLPSVRNHNELLSLVDSKLGLSEQICVWFALDHDLTPSQKNLNKKLLSALKCLASNCGSFDNTEPLEEFLHDNRNNKDLKVILNLRRGESQSTVLHAIAGANIGGFRRTGNQAIDLLLEAGADPNIQDNKGKTPLYLAAAKGHYNNANSLLLKGANPNITSRKGKTPQRIATNNLCYDIEELFLTDKQKKMNKELYDLLVCDSDCTKNLKEFLSKHKRDSDLKVVLNIRQGMGESKVFSYVDRFAWDNEDLAQELRKIFLEAGALDYDKNIIYRQQKKGQVSKLLVNLTSNQKEKLNEFSDKVFQAQNMAELEKIVNDAIKSGVRLNYSLSQDFFSGNEYTFTDYVMKKISELEKNPKVASNIICQLVSKGAVFGNKVDANTLTSEFKEHKTNLKKAYRDYISNSHKFIEIAKSATNSELKDARVDNSVFYLEYSKDSKIDIIKITDGARDLGLTDGDVKCGRNIVKIGSSEVEIQTEGGIRYYTDLTEGSDIVLTFYTSLGNVDVRLYPDIQDKSKIIVKVSNREEILEKFKDRKEELGNDCALGEDLVYDAIENGYFERSGGLMRPEVITESNNKWTEREELRRTSDPRREVSR; translated from the coding sequence ATGGGTGAGTCTACTGGGATGGTAAAATCTATCATCAATCTACTAAAACCAAAATCCAAACCAGAACTATATGATATTGAATATGAATCCATTATAGAACATCTATCATCTAAAGAACATTTATTAAATGAGCTGATGAATGATATGTGGTACTCAGGAGATTTACCATCAGTTAGAAATCATAATGAACTACTTTCTTTAGTTGATAGCAAACTTGGACTAAGCGAGCAAATTTGTGTTTGGTTTGCTCTAGATCACGATCTTACGCCAAGTCAAAAAAATTTAAACAAAAAGTTACTTAGTGCTCTAAAATGTTTAGCTTCTAACTGTGGTTCATTTGATAATACTGAACCTCTTGAAGAATTTTTACATGATAATAGAAACAATAAAGATTTAAAAGTAATTCTTAACCTAAGAAGAGGAGAATCTCAATCAACAGTATTGCATGCGATTGCAGGAGCAAATATTGGTGGATTTCGTCGCACAGGAAATCAGGCTATAGATTTACTCTTAGAAGCAGGCGCAGATCCTAACATACAAGATAATAAAGGAAAAACACCATTATACCTTGCTGCTGCCAAAGGTCATTACAATAATGCAAACTCTCTTCTCTTAAAAGGAGCTAACCCTAATATAACAAGTAGAAAGGGCAAAACTCCACAACGAATAGCAACTAATAACCTCTGCTATGATATTGAAGAATTATTTTTAACTGATAAACAGAAAAAGATGAATAAGGAATTGTATGACTTACTTGTGTGTGATTCAGACTGCACTAAAAATTTAAAGGAGTTTTTAAGTAAGCATAAAAGAGATTCGGACCTAAAAGTAGTGCTAAATATTAGGCAAGGAATGGGTGAATCAAAAGTGTTTTCGTATGTTGATCGTTTTGCTTGGGATAATGAAGATCTTGCTCAAGAGTTAAGAAAAATATTTCTAGAAGCAGGAGCATTAGATTATGATAAAAATATTATTTATCGTCAGCAAAAGAAAGGACAGGTCAGTAAATTACTCGTTAATTTAACCTCAAATCAAAAGGAAAAGTTAAATGAGTTTTCTGATAAGGTGTTTCAGGCTCAAAATATGGCTGAACTTGAAAAGATTGTAAACGATGCTATAAAGTCTGGTGTACGATTAAACTATTCTCTTTCACAAGATTTCTTTTCAGGTAATGAGTACACTTTTACCGATTATGTGATGAAAAAAATCAGTGAATTAGAAAAAAATCCTAAAGTTGCTAGTAATATAATATGTCAATTAGTATCAAAAGGGGCAGTGTTTGGTAATAAAGTTGATGCTAACACACTGACATCAGAATTTAAAGAGCATAAAACTAACCTAAAAAAAGCTTATAGAGATTATATTAGCAATTCTCATAAGTTTATTGAAATCGCAAAAAGTGCAACCAATAGCGAGCTAAAAGATGCAAGAGTAGACAACTCCGTTTTTTACTTAGAATATTCTAAAGATAGTAAAATAGACATTATAAAGATAACAGATGGGGCAAGGGATTTAGGTCTAACCGATGGAGATGTAAAGTGTGGAAGAAATATAGTAAAGATCGGTAGTAGTGAAGTAGAAATTCAAACTGAAGGTGGAATAAGGTATTACACAGATCTTACAGAAGGCAGCGATATAGTATTAACCTTCTATACTAGTTTGGGAAATGTAGATGTTAGACTGTATCCTGACATACAGGATAAAAGCAAAATTATAGTAAAAGTGAGTAATAGAGAGGAAATATTAGAAAAATTCAAAGATCGAAAAGAAGAATTAGGTAATGATTGCGCACTTGGTGAAGATTTGGTTTATGATGCTATTGAAAATGGGTACTTTGAAAGATCTGGTGGATTAATGCGCCCTGAGGTAATAACCGAGTCTAACAACAAATGGACAGAACGTGAAGAGTTAAGAAGGACTTCTGATCCTAGGAGAGAAGTTTCTAGGTAG
- a CDS encoding ankyrin repeat domain-containing protein translates to MSFSKSKFFKEVSSNDINKRNEEGETILHQAVEISDYKTVRLLIKKGAEVNARDKNGYTPLHCAVFAKSLENVKVLLREGAEVNATQYVTGCTPLHSACKIGGAGVEIIKELVKAGAEVNQLNKYGATPMYYIWESEKYRLCDSKESEKASKFLREKGGITKSRELTCYGIERLVGEIADMLNGSYMPELKIIEIGEIRKRDKSLIKKECKNLASKIMSQVNEMIDEVAKRKV, encoded by the coding sequence ATGAGTTTTAGCAAGAGTAAGTTTTTTAAAGAAGTATCAAGTAACGATATTAATAAAAGAAATGAAGAAGGAGAAACGATCTTGCATCAAGCAGTAGAAATCTCCGATTACAAAACAGTGAGATTATTAATAAAAAAAGGGGCAGAGGTTAATGCAAGAGATAAAAATGGTTATACACCTCTGCACTGTGCAGTATTCGCAAAAAGTTTAGAAAATGTAAAAGTACTGCTAAGAGAAGGAGCAGAAGTAAATGCCACTCAATATGTTACTGGATGTACGCCACTGCACTCTGCGTGCAAAATAGGAGGAGCAGGAGTTGAAATAATAAAAGAGCTAGTAAAGGCAGGAGCTGAAGTTAATCAACTGAATAAGTATGGTGCAACACCAATGTATTACATCTGGGAAAGTGAAAAGTATCGTCTATGTGATAGCAAAGAGAGTGAAAAGGCGAGTAAATTTTTGAGAGAAAAAGGAGGAATAACAAAAAGTAGAGAACTGACGTGCTATGGAATAGAGAGGCTAGTGGGAGAAATAGCAGACATGTTGAATGGAAGCTACATGCCGGAGCTAAAAATAATAGAGATAGGAGAAATAAGGAAGAGAGACAAATCGCTAATAAAGAAAGAATGTAAAAATTTAGCAAGCAAAATAATGAGCCAAGTGAACGAAATGATAGATGAGGTAGCGAAAAGGAAGGTTTAA